In Rhizobium sp. ZPR4, a genomic segment contains:
- a CDS encoding GNAT family N-acetyltransferase codes for MLIPLYTPRHFRRLGTWYISGWRIKAYGISAHAPEKEQFLQPELIIEARSFVEANLGRIEGAPHYSVGFVILHHGSSAKTLLTQWWVNECVCMQYAAQSNYSGQPKFSFTKSDLMACAYELVAIDFERRAWISTVMSGKPIEDYLESWLPDGLNLRGISRCRANVFMTACRVCYPSILQKPFSPAWNPLDEGMIPSFRAITPDDTADLQDLWRDAWTATYGPSLGQNALSAMLEDIERKGTASMLPGSGERGHCMASDHQILGSAIVAERGAIAYLWGMYVHPSQQRKGLGSRLLRGVAATIETAEKVEIRVLVSSPMAIGFYRKHGFTETSGETIEILDSVKASALVMSANIESLKAAVQGNPNSFIATSNKPA; via the coding sequence ATGCTAATTCCGTTGTACACGCCGCGACATTTCCGGCGCTTAGGCACCTGGTACATATCCGGTTGGCGCATCAAGGCTTACGGGATCTCTGCGCACGCCCCGGAAAAAGAACAGTTCCTGCAACCGGAATTGATCATAGAGGCGCGCTCTTTCGTCGAAGCCAATCTTGGCCGTATCGAAGGGGCGCCCCATTACTCCGTCGGCTTCGTTATCCTTCATCACGGAAGCAGCGCAAAGACCTTGTTGACCCAATGGTGGGTAAACGAGTGCGTTTGCATGCAATACGCCGCTCAGTCGAACTATTCAGGACAACCAAAATTTTCATTCACCAAGAGCGATCTCATGGCCTGCGCTTACGAACTGGTCGCAATTGATTTTGAACGGCGCGCCTGGATTTCGACAGTCATGTCGGGAAAGCCGATTGAAGACTATCTGGAAAGCTGGCTGCCGGACGGTCTTAACTTACGCGGCATATCGCGATGTCGGGCAAACGTCTTTATGACTGCTTGCCGCGTTTGCTATCCTTCTATTTTGCAAAAGCCGTTCTCACCGGCTTGGAACCCGTTGGATGAAGGTATGATCCCAAGCTTCCGAGCAATAACCCCGGACGACACCGCAGACCTGCAAGATTTATGGAGAGATGCCTGGACCGCTACCTACGGCCCGAGTCTGGGCCAAAACGCGCTGTCGGCTATGCTCGAAGATATAGAGCGCAAAGGAACTGCATCGATGCTGCCGGGCTCAGGTGAGCGCGGCCATTGCATGGCCTCGGACCATCAAATCCTCGGAAGTGCTATCGTCGCGGAACGTGGAGCCATCGCCTATCTCTGGGGGATGTATGTTCATCCCAGCCAACAAAGGAAAGGCCTCGGCTCGCGGCTGCTGCGTGGAGTGGCGGCTACAATCGAAACCGCTGAAAAGGTCGAAATCAGGGTTCTCGTTTCAAGCCCGATGGCTATCGGCTTCTATAGAAAACACGGCTTTACGGAAACGAGCGGCGAGACGATCGAAATTTTGGATAGCGTGAAAGCCTCGGCACTGGTGATGTCCGCCAATATCGAGAGTTTGAAGGCGGCGGTGCAAGGAAATCCAAATTCCTTCATTGCGACGTCGAATAAACCTGCCTGA
- a CDS encoding SDR family oxidoreductase produces MRLKNKVAIITGGNSGIGLATARLFLAEGAKVAITGRNAKTLATAAEELGSGVLALQADTTDIPAMEKAFAEAAEKLGKFDIVFANAGIGGDTPLGKTTLEQFETIVRINFTGVFFTVQAALPHLNDGGSVILNGSVHAVLGIPGASAYAGTKGAVRAMTRNLASELAPRGIRVNQVTPGATKTPIWNPRAATPEAMDVLEQRFGGLSPLGRMSEADEIARAALYFASDDSANVTAIEITVDGGATNAPSGAKMFRTA; encoded by the coding sequence ATGCGTCTCAAGAACAAGGTTGCCATCATCACTGGTGGAAATAGCGGTATCGGCCTTGCCACAGCCCGCCTCTTCCTCGCCGAGGGCGCCAAGGTCGCCATAACAGGCCGCAACGCGAAAACGTTGGCCACGGCGGCCGAGGAACTTGGCAGCGGCGTGCTGGCGCTTCAGGCCGACACAACAGACATACCAGCGATGGAAAAGGCGTTCGCCGAGGCTGCGGAGAAGCTTGGGAAATTCGACATCGTCTTCGCCAATGCAGGTATCGGCGGCGATACCCCACTCGGCAAGACCACGCTTGAGCAGTTCGAAACCATCGTGCGCATCAATTTCACCGGCGTCTTCTTCACCGTGCAGGCCGCTCTGCCACATCTGAACGATGGCGGCTCCGTGATCCTGAACGGCTCGGTCCACGCCGTGCTCGGCATTCCCGGCGCTTCGGCCTATGCAGGCACCAAGGGCGCCGTCCGCGCCATGACCCGCAATCTCGCGTCCGAACTTGCGCCCCGCGGCATCCGCGTCAACCAGGTCACGCCCGGCGCGACCAAGACACCGATCTGGAACCCGCGCGCTGCGACACCCGAGGCCATGGATGTGTTGGAACAGCGCTTCGGCGGCCTGAGCCCACTCGGCCGCATGAGCGAAGCCGACGAAATCGCCAGGGCCGCGCTCTACTTCGCCTCCGACGATTCCGCCAATGTGACGGCCATCGAAATCACCGTCGACGGTGGCGCGACCAACGCTCCGTCGGGCGCGAAGATGTTCCGCACGGCTTGA
- a CDS encoding TetR/AcrR family transcriptional regulator yields MGRSQLEKQKTHERIVTLAAKRLREEGLEGIGVADLMKEAGLTVGGFYKHFASRDELVAEAVESAVGSWRRQQEEKGIDPTSISLDEYVDTYLSERHRDHCGEGCAYAALTADMARSSDAVRAVATEGLQRNFEAMTARMPKPETADARRKAIIASCLMTGALGLARVANDEALSNEILETVKQFVKALPQAE; encoded by the coding sequence ATGGGTCGTTCGCAACTGGAAAAACAGAAGACGCACGAACGCATCGTGACCCTTGCCGCCAAGCGTCTGCGTGAAGAAGGATTGGAAGGGATCGGCGTCGCCGACCTGATGAAGGAAGCGGGGCTTACGGTCGGCGGCTTCTACAAGCACTTCGCCTCCCGCGACGAACTCGTAGCGGAAGCCGTGGAATCGGCGGTTGGATCATGGCGACGGCAGCAGGAGGAAAAGGGGATTGATCCGACGAGCATCTCGCTCGACGAGTATGTCGATACCTATCTCAGCGAACGACACCGAGATCATTGCGGCGAGGGCTGCGCCTATGCGGCACTTACGGCCGATATGGCACGTAGCAGCGATGCAGTCCGCGCCGTGGCAACGGAAGGCTTGCAAAGGAATTTCGAGGCCATGACGGCGCGTATGCCAAAGCCGGAAACCGCCGACGCCAGACGGAAGGCAATCATCGCCTCTTGTCTCATGACTGGCGCGCTCGGTCTTGCGCGCGTGGCGAACGACGAGGCGCTCTCGAACGAAATTCTGGAGACGGTGAAGCAATTCGTTAAGGCGCTGCCACAGGCAGAATAG
- a CDS encoding FMN-dependent NADH-azoreductase, producing the protein MSSILLLTSSPRPDSLSTKIATELAEKIKSNNPGKTLVKRDLAADNLPHIDGPFTAAIRTPADARTPEQQELVKVSDALVDELLAADTVVIGTGLINFNIYSSLKTWIDNIARAGRTFTYTETGPKGLATGKKAYIVLASGGVYSEGPAAPLNHAVPYLKSVLAFIGITDVETVYVEGVAFGPEAAEKAIGAAQARASELALAA; encoded by the coding sequence ATGTCCTCCATTCTGCTTCTGACCTCCAGCCCGCGTCCGGACTCACTCTCCACCAAGATCGCCACCGAACTGGCCGAGAAGATCAAGTCCAACAATCCGGGCAAGACGCTTGTCAAGCGCGACCTCGCTGCCGATAACCTGCCGCACATCGACGGCCCCTTCACCGCCGCCATCCGCACGCCGGCCGACGCCCGTACGCCCGAACAGCAGGAACTGGTCAAGGTTTCCGACGCGCTCGTCGACGAGCTGCTGGCAGCCGACACCGTGGTCATCGGCACCGGCCTCATCAACTTCAACATCTACTCGTCGCTGAAGACCTGGATCGACAACATCGCTCGCGCCGGCCGCACCTTCACCTATACCGAAACCGGCCCGAAGGGTCTGGCCACCGGCAAGAAGGCCTATATCGTGCTCGCTTCCGGCGGCGTCTACTCCGAAGGCCCGGCTGCCCCGCTGAACCATGCCGTTCCCTACCTGAAGTCGGTTCTCGCCTTCATCGGCATCACCGATGTCGAGACCGTCTATGTTGAAGGCGTTGCCTTCGGCCCGGAAGCTGCCGAAAAGGCAATCGGCGCCGCTCAGGCCCGCGCTTCCGAGCTGGCTCTCGCCGCTTAA
- a CDS encoding LysR family transcriptional regulator, translating to MLPNPTLDQLQVFLTVAESGSFSAASRMLNRAQSVISYTIANLEAQLEMPLFERSGSRQPKLTDEGRVMLEDARRILSDLQVMRARVKGLKTGLEAEVAVAISVMVPVHATVDVLREFRDRFPYVSLRLDTGELGSMMELVSSGKSTIGIGGSVVKQDDALVIERIGHSFMMPVAAPTHPLAQMGRPLTLADVRDEIQLVVTDASSLTNGRDFNVLSYKVWHVSDIATKHQLIRGGLGWGGLPASFIMEDLQKERLVPLALDAYDQSEYPLYAVRKVDNPPGPAAAWMIEAFRSRLARCPNHEDFKSAVEMFHPGDKRLAAE from the coding sequence ATGCTCCCCAATCCCACCCTCGACCAATTGCAGGTCTTTCTGACCGTTGCGGAGTCAGGCAGTTTTTCGGCCGCTTCGCGTATGCTCAACCGTGCGCAATCGGTCATCAGCTACACGATCGCCAATCTGGAGGCTCAGCTCGAAATGCCTTTGTTCGAGCGGTCGGGCTCGCGCCAGCCGAAGCTGACGGACGAGGGCAGGGTGATGCTGGAGGATGCGCGCCGCATCCTTTCCGATCTCCAGGTGATGCGCGCCAGAGTGAAGGGCCTGAAGACGGGGCTTGAGGCGGAAGTGGCCGTCGCCATCAGCGTCATGGTGCCGGTGCACGCCACCGTCGACGTGCTGCGCGAATTCCGTGACCGTTTTCCCTACGTGTCTTTGCGGCTCGACACCGGCGAACTCGGCTCGATGATGGAACTCGTCTCCAGTGGCAAGTCGACGATCGGCATCGGCGGCTCTGTCGTGAAGCAGGATGATGCCCTGGTCATCGAACGCATCGGCCATTCCTTCATGATGCCGGTCGCGGCACCGACTCACCCGCTGGCGCAGATGGGAAGGCCGTTGACTTTGGCCGATGTGCGCGACGAGATCCAGCTCGTCGTTACTGACGCCTCGAGCCTGACGAATGGCAGGGATTTCAACGTCCTGTCCTACAAGGTCTGGCATGTGAGCGATATCGCTACCAAGCATCAGCTGATCCGCGGCGGTCTCGGATGGGGCGGCCTGCCGGCCTCGTTCATCATGGAAGATCTGCAGAAGGAGCGGCTGGTGCCTTTGGCGCTCGATGCCTATGACCAAAGCGAATATCCGCTCTATGCGGTGCGCAAGGTCGACAATCCTCCGGGGCCGGCTGCGGCCTGGATGATAGAGGCTTTCCGCTCGCGTCTGGCGCGATGCCCGAATCACGAGGATTTCAAATCCGCGGTCGAGATGTTCCATCCGGGAGACAAGCGTCTCGCCGCAGAATGA
- a CDS encoding bifunctional 2',3'-cyclic-nucleotide 2'-phosphodiesterase/3'-nucleotidase has protein sequence MSSILDLPSMSRRSLLQGLSATAALIVLHPFAARAAGNQAHLRLMETTDIHVNVFPYDYYADKPNDTMGLTRTATIIDNIRAEATNSLLIDNGDVLQGNPMGDYMAYQHGMKDGDVHPVIKAMNTLGYSVGTLGNHEFNYGLDFMFKVLAGANFPFVCANLTKGQLASDPTKDDLFFKPYLILEKTIKDGAGNESPIKIGFIGFVPPQIMLWDIKNLEGKAQTRDIVEAAKAWVPVMKAEGADIIIALSHSGIDGSGPSDKMENASLYVAAVDGIDAVFTGHQHLVFPGPKTWDGIKDADPVKGTLHGKPAVMAGFWGSHLGLIDLLLEKDGKSWKIVDFTSEARPIYHRDDKKKVVADVADKKEVVEAAKAEHEATLTYVRTPVGKTSAPLYSYFALVADDPSVQIVSQAQVWYIKDMLKETQYKDLPVLSAAAPFKCGGRNGADYYTDVPAGNIAIKNVADLYLYPNTVQAVVINGAQVKNWLEMSAAMFNQVQPGAKDADLINNSFPSYNFDVIDGVTYQIDVSQPRRFGDDGKVLNADANRIQNLQFNGKPIDPAQKFLVVTNNYRAGGGGNFPEIAADKVVYQAPDTNRDVIVRYVHDQGTINPTADGNWTFKPLADTTARFQSSPKAKDFLDQVKSVKIEDAGEGADGFRNYRLML, from the coding sequence ATGTCTTCCATTCTGGATTTGCCCAGCATGTCGCGCCGTTCCCTGCTGCAAGGCCTCAGTGCCACGGCGGCGCTGATCGTGCTGCATCCTTTCGCCGCCCGTGCCGCCGGCAACCAGGCACATCTGCGCCTGATGGAAACGACTGATATCCACGTCAACGTCTTCCCCTATGACTACTATGCCGACAAGCCGAATGATACGATGGGCCTGACGCGCACGGCAACGATCATCGACAATATTCGCGCCGAAGCCACCAACTCGCTCCTGATCGACAATGGCGACGTGCTGCAGGGCAACCCGATGGGCGATTACATGGCCTATCAGCACGGCATGAAGGACGGCGACGTCCATCCCGTCATCAAGGCGATGAACACGCTCGGCTATTCCGTCGGCACGCTCGGCAACCATGAATTCAACTATGGCCTCGACTTCATGTTCAAGGTGCTGGCCGGCGCGAACTTCCCGTTCGTCTGCGCCAACCTGACCAAGGGCCAGCTGGCCTCCGACCCGACGAAGGACGACCTGTTCTTCAAGCCCTATCTGATCCTCGAAAAGACGATCAAGGACGGCGCCGGCAATGAAAGCCCGATCAAGATCGGCTTCATCGGCTTCGTGCCGCCGCAGATCATGCTTTGGGACATCAAGAACCTCGAAGGCAAGGCGCAGACGCGCGATATCGTCGAAGCCGCCAAGGCCTGGGTTCCGGTCATGAAGGCCGAAGGCGCCGACATCATCATCGCCCTCTCGCATTCCGGCATCGACGGCAGCGGCCCGAGCGACAAGATGGAAAACGCCTCGCTCTACGTTGCCGCGGTCGATGGCATCGATGCCGTCTTCACCGGCCACCAGCATCTCGTCTTCCCCGGCCCGAAGACCTGGGACGGCATCAAGGACGCCGATCCGGTCAAGGGAACGCTGCACGGCAAGCCCGCCGTCATGGCCGGCTTCTGGGGCTCGCATCTCGGCCTCATCGACCTGCTGCTCGAAAAGGACGGCAAGAGCTGGAAGATCGTCGACTTCACCTCCGAAGCACGGCCGATCTATCACCGCGATGACAAGAAGAAGGTCGTCGCAGATGTCGCCGACAAGAAGGAAGTGGTCGAAGCCGCAAAGGCCGAGCATGAGGCAACGCTGACCTATGTGCGCACGCCCGTCGGCAAGACGTCTGCGCCGCTCTATTCCTACTTCGCGCTGGTCGCTGACGATCCGTCGGTGCAGATCGTCAGCCAGGCACAGGTCTGGTACATCAAGGACATGCTGAAGGAGACACAGTACAAGGACCTGCCGGTTCTTTCGGCTGCGGCTCCCTTCAAGTGCGGCGGCCGCAACGGCGCCGATTACTATACGGATGTTCCCGCCGGCAATATCGCCATCAAGAACGTCGCCGACCTCTACCTCTATCCGAACACAGTGCAGGCCGTCGTCATCAACGGCGCACAGGTCAAGAACTGGCTGGAAATGTCAGCTGCGATGTTCAACCAGGTGCAGCCGGGCGCCAAGGATGCGGATCTCATCAACAACAGCTTCCCGTCCTACAATTTCGACGTGATCGACGGCGTCACCTACCAGATCGACGTGTCGCAGCCGCGCCGCTTCGGCGATGACGGCAAGGTTCTGAATGCCGACGCAAACCGCATCCAGAACCTGCAGTTCAATGGCAAGCCGATCGACCCCGCACAGAAATTCCTGGTCGTCACCAACAACTACCGCGCCGGCGGCGGCGGCAATTTCCCGGAAATCGCGGCGGACAAGGTCGTCTACCAGGCGCCCGATACCAACCGCGACGTCATCGTGCGTTATGTCCACGATCAGGGCACGATCAACCCGACCGCCGACGGCAACTGGACCTTCAAGCCGCTGGCGGACACGACGGCACGGTTCCAGAGCTCGCCGAAGGCCAAGGATTTCCTCGATCAGGTCAAGAGCGTGAAGATCGAAGACGCCGGCGAAGGCGCGGACGGCTTCCGCAACTACCGCCTAATGCTGTAA
- a CDS encoding PilZ domain-containing protein, which yields MQFSSKSVVQGNLKIKTRGTPRHHARLVGQVRYFTKLVAGRVVDISTSGIALDLQAPLYAAAGSKVRVECDDIGLLDGFVRWAHNGRIGIEFDRSSNASAKVASYFRFFHKDIKPVLKR from the coding sequence ATGCAGTTCTCTTCGAAATCTGTCGTTCAAGGCAATCTGAAAATCAAGACACGAGGTACGCCGCGCCATCACGCCCGGCTGGTGGGGCAGGTTCGATATTTCACCAAGCTCGTCGCCGGCCGTGTCGTCGATATTTCCACAAGCGGCATCGCTCTCGATCTTCAAGCGCCGCTTTATGCCGCTGCGGGCAGCAAGGTTCGCGTCGAATGCGACGATATCGGCCTGCTGGACGGTTTCGTGCGCTGGGCTCACAACGGCCGCATCGGCATCGAGTTCGACCGCTCCTCCAATGCGTCCGCAAAAGTCGCATCCTATTTCCGCTTTTTCCACAAGGACATAAAGCCGGTTCTCAAACGTTGA
- a CDS encoding endonuclease/exonuclease/phosphatase family protein has protein sequence MRIVSLNAWGGLLHEPLMRYLVDVDADVLCLQEVGRAPGSQADWLTYRDHGVELQQRVNLFDELQIALPDHDGFFLPVARGDLFDGDRRIASEFGLATFVRKTYPIIGQAAGFVHGEFSADGWGPHPRSRNAHCIRLFDYERGYPITIAQMHGLRDIAGKGDTSARRHQANALVEIIRQVLQEGDRLVVCGDFNVLPDSETFEILGSLGLADLVTSRGHDDTRTSYYRKQPRFADYMLVTPDIEVVGFDPVAEPEVSDHRALLLDLC, from the coding sequence ATGCGTATCGTTTCCTTGAATGCATGGGGCGGCCTGCTGCATGAGCCGCTGATGCGGTACCTGGTCGATGTTGATGCCGATGTTCTATGCTTGCAAGAGGTGGGACGCGCGCCTGGTTCGCAAGCCGATTGGCTGACCTATCGGGATCACGGCGTCGAACTTCAGCAGCGGGTCAATCTATTCGACGAGTTGCAGATTGCTTTGCCTGATCATGATGGTTTCTTTCTCCCGGTTGCCCGAGGGGATCTCTTCGATGGCGATCGACGGATTGCTTCCGAATTCGGGCTGGCAACCTTCGTCCGCAAGACTTATCCGATCATTGGCCAGGCGGCAGGCTTCGTCCACGGCGAATTCTCCGCCGATGGTTGGGGACCGCACCCGCGCTCGCGCAATGCCCATTGCATCCGCTTGTTCGACTACGAGCGTGGCTATCCCATCACCATCGCCCAAATGCATGGCCTTCGCGACATCGCGGGTAAGGGAGATACGTCGGCCCGGCGCCATCAGGCGAATGCGCTCGTCGAGATCATTCGCCAGGTTCTGCAGGAAGGCGACCGGCTGGTCGTCTGCGGCGATTTCAACGTGCTGCCGGATAGCGAAACCTTCGAAATTCTCGGTAGCCTGGGGCTTGCCGATCTCGTCACCTCACGGGGACATGACGACACGCGCACCTCTTACTACCGAAAGCAGCCGCGCTTTGCCGACTATATGCTGGTGACGCCTGACATCGAGGTTGTCGGTTTCGATCCTGTCGCCGAGCCCGAAGTTTCGGATCATCGCGCCTTGCTGTTGGACCTATGCTGA
- a CDS encoding Lrp/AsnC family transcriptional regulator yields MSDLDAIDHSILRMLQQNARITNAELAEKVGLSPSACSRRLDILEKSGVIDGYHAHLSHKALDYKMIAFVHISLSGQFAKTLSEFETAVKRCPNVLSCYLMSGEYDYILRVAARDLEDYERIHRDWLSALPHVVKINSSFALREIIDRPNVGL; encoded by the coding sequence ATGTCTGACCTCGACGCCATAGATCATTCGATTCTGCGGATGCTGCAGCAGAATGCCAGGATCACCAATGCCGAGCTGGCCGAGAAGGTCGGCCTCTCCCCCTCGGCCTGCTCGCGTCGGCTCGATATCCTAGAAAAAAGCGGCGTCATCGACGGCTATCACGCGCATCTCTCGCACAAGGCGCTTGATTATAAGATGATTGCCTTCGTGCACATCTCTTTATCCGGCCAGTTCGCCAAGACACTATCCGAATTCGAGACTGCGGTGAAACGTTGCCCCAACGTACTCTCCTGCTACCTCATGTCGGGGGAATATGATTACATCTTGCGCGTCGCGGCGCGGGACCTCGAGGATTACGAACGCATCCACCGTGACTGGCTCTCGGCCCTGCCCCACGTTGTGAAGATCAATTCCAGTTTTGCGTTGCGTGAAATCATCGACCGGCCGAATGTCGGCCTCTGA
- the ald gene encoding alanine dehydrogenase: MRVGCPKEIKNHEYRVGLTPASVREYVAHGHEVWVETKAGAGIGADDHAYAAAGAKIAASAKDIFEKCDMIVKVKEPQPSEWAQLREGQLLYTYLHLAPDPEQTKGLLASGVTAVAYETVTDERGGLPLLAPMSEVAGRLSIQAGATALQKANGGLGILLGGVPGVLPAKVAIIGGGVVGLHAAKMAAGLGADVSILDRSLPRLRQLDDIFNGRVHTRYSSIQALEEEVFSADLVIGAVLIPGAAAPKLVTREMLSGMKTGSVIVDVAIDQGGCFETSHATTHSDPTYVVEGVVHYCVANMPGAVPVTSAHALNNATIYHGLALADRGLRAIAEDKHLRNGLNVHKGRITNRPVAEALGYEAVAPESILNVA, from the coding sequence ATGCGCGTTGGCTGCCCCAAGGAAATCAAGAACCACGAATATCGCGTCGGCCTGACGCCGGCATCCGTTCGGGAATATGTCGCCCATGGCCACGAAGTCTGGGTGGAAACGAAGGCCGGTGCCGGCATCGGCGCCGATGATCATGCCTATGCAGCTGCAGGCGCCAAGATTGCCGCAAGTGCAAAGGACATCTTCGAGAAGTGCGACATGATAGTGAAGGTCAAGGAGCCGCAGCCTTCCGAATGGGCACAGCTTCGTGAGGGCCAGCTTCTCTACACCTATCTGCATCTCGCGCCCGATCCGGAACAGACCAAGGGCCTGCTGGCTTCCGGTGTGACCGCCGTCGCCTACGAGACCGTGACGGACGAGCGTGGTGGCCTGCCGCTTCTGGCGCCGATGTCCGAAGTCGCCGGTCGCCTGTCCATCCAGGCGGGTGCGACGGCTCTGCAGAAGGCCAATGGTGGCCTCGGCATCCTGCTTGGCGGCGTACCGGGCGTGCTGCCGGCCAAGGTGGCGATCATCGGCGGCGGTGTCGTCGGCCTGCATGCGGCCAAGATGGCAGCCGGCCTCGGCGCCGATGTCAGCATCCTCGATCGCTCGCTGCCGCGCCTGCGCCAGCTCGACGACATCTTCAACGGTCGCGTCCATACCCGCTATTCCAGCATCCAGGCGCTCGAAGAAGAAGTCTTCTCCGCCGATCTCGTCATCGGCGCCGTGCTGATCCCCGGTGCTGCCGCGCCGAAGCTGGTGACCCGCGAAATGCTCTCAGGCATGAAGACGGGCTCGGTCATTGTCGACGTCGCGATCGACCAGGGCGGCTGCTTCGAAACCTCGCACGCAACGACCCATTCCGATCCGACCTATGTGGTCGAAGGCGTCGTGCATTATTGCGTCGCCAATATGCCGGGCGCGGTTCCCGTGACCTCGGCACATGCGCTCAACAACGCCACGATCTATCACGGCCTCGCGCTCGCCGATCGCGGCCTGCGCGCCATCGCGGAAGACAAGCACCTCCGCAATGGCCTCAATGTCCACAAGGGCCGCATCACCAACCGGCCGGTGGCCGAAGCGCTCGGCTATGAGGCCGTTGCGCCGGAAAGCATTCTGAACGTCGCGTAA
- a CDS encoding DUF1203 domain-containing protein yields the protein MPSIAFAAMPTPDAETLWNGGADAYGHQPETMISDGPGHPCRHCLRNIDAGQALFVFAYRPFPELQPYAETGPIFLHKTPCRRYEAEEILPPVLASSRDFIVRGYGRNDRIVYGTGAVTPTDDIAVYAASLLERPDIAYVHVRSARNNCYQCRIDKIGAPAYADAGVSI from the coding sequence ATGCCTTCCATCGCCTTTGCAGCCATGCCCACCCCCGACGCCGAAACTTTGTGGAACGGTGGTGCGGATGCCTACGGTCACCAGCCGGAGACCATGATTTCCGATGGTCCGGGCCATCCCTGCCGCCATTGCCTGCGCAACATCGATGCCGGCCAGGCGCTATTCGTCTTTGCCTATCGGCCCTTCCCGGAATTGCAGCCCTATGCGGAAACAGGGCCGATCTTCCTGCACAAGACGCCGTGCCGGCGCTACGAGGCGGAAGAGATCCTGCCGCCTGTACTGGCAAGCAGCCGGGACTTCATCGTGCGTGGCTATGGCAGGAACGACCGCATCGTCTACGGAACCGGTGCCGTAACGCCGACCGACGATATTGCGGTCTATGCGGCCTCGCTGCTTGAGCGTCCCGACATCGCCTATGTCCATGTCCGCTCGGCGCGCAACAACTGCTATCAATGCCGGATCGACAAAATAGGAGCGCCGGCATACGCGGATGCCGGCGTCTCCATCTGA
- a CDS encoding GNAT family N-acetyltransferase, with the protein MGQPGGYAYRHRSSLSIAAVKTPSSIKVHITRLEMTAPPKASLPVPVNIQTAIMRAPGIPLPFYRYLYRQVGARWHWVERLRLSDEQLTAVLHDQRNDISVLYVNGAPGGFFEYFRQDEETIELSHFGLIENALGLGIGKWFLLQSLYAIWTLNPQRIITTTNNLDHPRALQLYQMFGFSPISTGEGIVRPLSDKELLELAKKG; encoded by the coding sequence ATGGGGCAGCCGGGCGGATACGCCTATCGTCACCGGTCAAGCTTGAGCATCGCCGCCGTGAAGACGCCCTCGTCGATCAAAGTCCACATCACCCGTCTGGAAATGACCGCGCCACCCAAGGCAAGCCTGCCCGTGCCGGTCAATATCCAGACAGCGATCATGCGGGCGCCTGGTATTCCGCTGCCCTTCTATCGCTATCTCTATCGTCAGGTCGGTGCCCGCTGGCACTGGGTGGAGCGCCTGCGCCTCTCCGACGAGCAATTGACCGCAGTCCTTCACGACCAGCGCAACGATATCAGTGTGCTTTACGTCAATGGCGCGCCGGGCGGGTTCTTCGAATATTTCCGCCAGGACGAGGAGACGATCGAGCTCAGCCATTTCGGCCTCATCGAAAACGCGCTCGGCCTCGGCATCGGCAAATGGTTCCTGCTGCAGTCGCTCTACGCCATATGGACGCTGAACCCGCAACGGATCATCACGACGACAAACAATCTCGATCATCCACGGGCGTTGCAGCTCTACCAGATGTTCGGCTTTTCGCCGATCTCAACCGGCGAAGGCATCGTCAGGCCGCTGAGCGACAAGGAACTGCTCGAGCTCGCCAAGAAGGGCTAG